The Deltaproteobacteria bacterium genome includes the window AACGGTTAGGTGAGGAAGTGTTGCCGCGATTAAGGAAGTAGTCAGCAAGAGGAGGTACAGGGCAGAAAATCAGGGCAGGGAAATCCCTGCCCCAGGGAGAGATCGTCTTTACGGAGAGATCAGCCGCACTGTTGCAGACAGTCGCGGATCGGATCAAGTTCAGGCAGTTTGCCGGCGTCTTCGCTGACCCACGCGTAGCGCACCGTGCCGCTCTTGTCGATCACGAAGGCTGAACGTTTGGAAACGCCTTTGAATCCTATAAGGTTCTCGTAGAGCGAGCCGTATGCGGTCGAGACCTCTTTGTTGAAGTCGCTCAACAGTGGGAAGTTGTAGCCTTCTTTTGCCGCCCACGCATCAAGAGAAAACGGGCTATCGACGCTGATTCCCACGACCTGGGTATTGTCATTCTGCAAGGTATTGATGTTGTCTCGCACGGAGCAAAATTCTTTCGTTCAGCCACCGGTGAACGCCAGCGGAACGAATAAGAGGACAACGTTTTTCTTGCCTTGCAGCTCTTCTAATTTGAAGTCCTGCATCTTATTTGTCTTCAGGCTAAAGCCTGGAGCCTTCTGACCAACTTGCACACTCATAAGACCTCCTCGTAATGTAAAGCGTTGCTCCAACGTTTCTCTACTCCTTCATCTCTCTTCTCGGCAAAAAATGCAAGCCACGTCATACACTCGTGGCCCTTGCAGATCCACCACTCGTAGTGGCACGACTGCTGGAGAAGTGGTAAGGAAACCTTCCATCAGTCTGCCTCACGATAAGGAGAGCGCAATGGCCGGTAAACATTTTGATGAACTCAATGTCGGCGATGTCTTCAAGCATCAGCCAGGACGAACGGTCACAGAAACAGACAATCTACTATTCAGTACCTTGACGTTGAATATGCAGCCGCTTCACCTTGATGCCGAATTTTCAAAGAATGCTGAATTTGGCCAACGTCTCGTCAACAGTATCTTCACACTCGGTTTAGCCGTTGGTGTCTCTGTCGCAGATACCACACTGGGCACAACAGTCGGCAATCTTGGCTTCGAGAAAGTAGAGTTTCCCAAGCCAGTCTTCATTGGCGACACGATCTACGCCGAGACCGAAGTTGTCGAGAAACGAGAGTCCAAGTCTCGTCCACAGTGGGGCATCGTGGTGTTTGAGCACCGTGCGACCAATCAGCGCGGCGAAGTGGTGATGAAGTGCCGTCGTGCGGGGATGATGCGGAAGAAAGGGAATTAAATCCTAAAATGTAATACGTAACCACTCCACCCTTTCCTCTTACGTTTTACGGATTACGTATTACGTTTTTTCTGGAGGTCTTATGTCTCGTCTACGCCGTGCCGTGCATTTCGTTCCCGGCGCGAATGACAAAATGTTACAAAAAGCGTTGGCCTTGCCAGCGGATTCGCTGGTATTGGATTTAGAAGATTCTGTGACGCCAGAGAATAAGGATTCTGCCCGTGCCACGGTGACTAAATGGCTGAAGACCGTTAACTTCGGTCGCCAGGAACGTATGGTCCGTATGAATCCGCTCGATACGCCCTGGGGCGTGCCAGATCTGGAAGCGACGATGGAAGGGCGACCAGATTCGTACCTTGTTCCAAAGGTGCGTACGAAGGATGATTTGTTGAAGATCGATACGATTCTCAGCCGCCGTGAACGAGACCTTGGCTTTACACCTGGCGGTGTCAAACTGGTTGTGCTAGCGACAGAAACCCCACAAGGATTACTGAATATCCGTGATTTCGGGGCCTGCCCGCGTGTCGATGCCTTGTCGTGGGGAGCAGAAGATCTCTCGGCGTCGATTGGTGCGCGTCGTAATCGCGATGAGCAGGGACAGTTTCTCGAAGTCTTTCGCTACGCTCGGATCATGACGTTGCTTGCTGCCACGGCAGCGAAGGTGCAGCCACTTGATACCGTCTATGTGGACATCAACGATATCGAGGGGCTCCGTCGTGATTGTCTCGAAGGTGCATGGATGGGATTCACGGGAAAGATCACGATCTATCCCACGCAGATCACGGTTGTGAATGAAATCTTTACGCCGTCTGCCGAGGAAATCGCGGAAAGTAAAGAACTGCTGGCTGCGTTTGAAGAGAACCAG containing:
- a CDS encoding CoA ester lyase, with product MSRLRRAVHFVPGANDKMLQKALALPADSLVLDLEDSVTPENKDSARATVTKWLKTVNFGRQERMVRMNPLDTPWGVPDLEATMEGRPDSYLVPKVRTKDDLLKIDTILSRRERDLGFTPGGVKLVVLATETPQGLLNIRDFGACPRVDALSWGAEDLSASIGARRNRDEQGQFLEVFRYARIMTLLAATAAKVQPLDTVYVDINDIEGLRRDCLEGAWMGFTGKITIYPTQITVVNEIFTPSAEEIAESKELLAAFEENQKAGKMAFSFKGQMVDVPHLTRARTILERANAAGLT
- a CDS encoding MaoC family dehydratase codes for the protein MAGKHFDELNVGDVFKHQPGRTVTETDNLLFSTLTLNMQPLHLDAEFSKNAEFGQRLVNSIFTLGLAVGVSVADTTLGTTVGNLGFEKVEFPKPVFIGDTIYAETEVVEKRESKSRPQWGIVVFEHRATNQRGEVVMKCRRAGMMRKKGN
- a CDS encoding peroxiredoxin codes for the protein MSVQVGQKAPGFSLKTNKMQDFKLEELQGKKNVVLLFVPLAFTGGUTKEFCSVRDNINTLQNDNTQVVGISVDSPFSLDAWAAKEGYNFPLLSDFNKEVSTAYGSLYENLIGFKGVSKRSAFVIDKSGTVRYAWVSEDAGKLPELDPIRDCLQQCG